The stretch of DNA CCTGATATTATTTCTGCTTTTGGATTTGAAGTTTATCCAACCAAGAATTTATTGATCAATTTTACCAATAAATATGTGGGAGAACAATACCTCTCAAATACAGAACCAGCTGATGGAAAACTTTCGGATTATTTGGTTACTGATCTATTGGTTCGTTATGCACCGAATTGGTTTGGCTTAAAGAAATTAGAATTTTCAGTTTTAGTGAATAATTTATTGGATGTCGAATATGAATCCAATGGATATTATTACGAAGGACCTTATTATTTTCCACAAGCAGGAATCAATGTATTAGGAGGAATCACCATCCGATTATAAAATAGCACCCTTGTTAAGGTTTTAAACCTTGACAAGGGTTATTAACTTTCTATAAAATCCAGTGGAATATGCCACAATTCGTTTTTATTCTTCTCTCGGAAGAAATCCATATGTCCTATAAATTTTAAACCAACATCTGTTGGTTTTATATTCAATCTTTTCTTTTTGGCATTAATCATCACTTTCGAATCAAATAAATCAACCGTTTTTGGCGGTGCCATATAATCATCATCCAAACTAATAATCAACATGGGTTGTGAAATTTCTTCGTAAAAATTTTGGGTCTTATTCGCATAACCAAGAATTGACTCTTGGCCTAATATGATACTCTTCCAATTGTAAGCAATGCCTTTGGGTAAGGGATCGCCCATATTTACTTTAGGAGAAGGGAAATAACCATAAATTGCAGTTAACAAAGGAATCATCACTTGGAAGAAAGTTCTAATTTTCAATTTGTCTTTCTCGTGGAAGTTTTTAATGTACCCAAATTGTGAACCAATCGTGACAAATTTATCATAAACACGAAAGGCACGGGATAAGCCCAACATAATTCCTCCCATCGAATGACCAATTAAGAACTTTTGATGGTTCGGGTACAGTTCTTCAATGTATTGAGAAATCGCCATAAAATCTTTTTCAGCCCAATCAATAAACTCAGCTTTAAATCCTTTTATTGATTTTGGTTTAGATTGACCAATCCCTCTGTAATCATATGTAAAAACCAAATAGCCTTTGTTCGCCAAATAAGTGGCAAACTTAGAATAGAATTTTTGAGGAACTCCAATAGCAGAAGAAATTACAATAATTTTATTGGTCGAATTAGTATCACCAAAAGAAGTCACCGCTATGGGAAATTTATCGGAGGTTTCTAAAGAAAAAGCTTTCATATTCTTGTGTTTATATAACAAGATAAAACATATTTTTGCATTCAAAACCAATCATATGAAAAATCTTATTCTATTATTTACCTTGTTTTTACATGCATCAGTTTTTTCTCAAACTTTGAAGCCGGAATCTGTTGTGGGATTCTGGAAATTAAAAGAAGCTGGATTTTATGAAAATGAAAAAAAAGTTTCAAAAGAATTTAGCAATTGTAGATTAATGAGAAATTATACCATTTGGGATAATGGTTATGCCATTTATAATTATATCGAAGGGAGTGATGGTCATTGTAGCCCAAGTGAACCACGTTTAACTTTTTGGAGAATTGTTGAAAATCGAATACAAT from Faecalibacter sp. LW9 encodes:
- a CDS encoding lipocalin family protein; the encoded protein is MKNLILLFTLFLHASVFSQTLKPESVVGFWKLKEAGFYENEKKVSKEFSNCRLMRNYTIWDNGYAIYNYIEGSDGHCSPSEPRLTFWRIVENRIQFYIEDHIYEDKVVKINSDGTITFESYRENQIVDSDKSFEKLVNTISYDILEKQ